The following DNA comes from Agromyces mangrovi.
GACCGACCGCTCGATCGCCATGATCGCGTCGAGGTCGGCGGCCGCGGCCCGCCGCAGCATCCAGCTCATGCGCTCACCCGCTTCGGCCCCGCCGACGGCGTCACGTCGGGCGAGCGGAGGTAGAGCGGCTCGTCGGGTGCGAACGCGAGCCCCGCGCCGAGGGTGCGTGCCGCGAGCGTGCCGAGCGCCGCTGCCGAGACGACGTGCGCGTCGAGCCGTTCCCCGGCCGGCACCGGCAGGTCGTCGGGCTTGGCCAGGCCGGGCCCGTCGGCGCGGATCGGGACGCCGTGCGCGTCGAGGCCGTCGTAGGCGCTCCAGTACCGCTCGCGACGTCGCGCGTCGGTGACGACGAGCAGCGGGCCGTCACCGCCCGCGAGGGACCACTCGAGCGCGATCGCGTCGTGGCTGACGACCGGCAGCAGGCGGCATCCGGCGCCGAACGCGAACGCGTGCGCCGCGGCGATGCCCACCCGGAGGCCCGTGAACGGGCCCGGGCCCATGCCCGCGACCACGCCGGTCACGTCGCGCGCGGCGACGCCGGACTCGTCGAGCGCCTGCGCGACGAGCGTGCCGATCGCCTCGGCGTGGCGCATGGTGTCGTCGGTGGCGCGCTCGGCGCGCACGCGGCCCGACTCGTCGACCACGGCGACACCGGTGCCCGCCGAGGTGTCGATCGCGAGCAGCATGCTCACAGCCTACGTCGGGTCGGCGTAGCGGCCGCCCGCCCAACGCGGGCCGCGCCCGGTGACGCGCAGGGTGCGCGGCTCGTCGTCGTCGAGGTCGCCGGATGCCTCGGGCCCGTCCGCGCCCTCGGCGGCGCCGGTCGGGCGCGCGATCTCCACCTCGAGCCACGAGTCGGCGACCCCGTCGAGCATGCCCGCGCCCCACTCGACCACCACGACCGACCCGGCGAAGTCGATGTCGAGGTCGTCGAGCTCCATGGCGCTGCCGAGCCGGTACGCGTCGACGTGCACGAGCGGCGGGCCGTCGACCAGGCTCGGGTGCGTGCGCGCCAGCACGAAGGTCGGGCTCTGCACCGGGCCGCGCACGCCGAGGCCCGCGCCGATGCCCCGCGTGAGCGTGGTCTTGCCCGCCCCGAGCGGCCCGGTGAGCACGACCAGGTCGCCGCGACGCAGGTCGGCCGCGAGCGCGCGGCCGGCGTCCTCCATGGCGTCGGCGGTGGGGACCTCGCGCACGATCACGGTGCGCCCCGGTACGTGCGCGGCACGCGCGGCCCGATGCGCGTGACGATCTCGTACCCGATCGTGCCCGCGGCATCCGCCCACTCGTCGGCCGTGGGCGCGCCTGTCGACGGGTCGCCGAACAGCACC
Coding sequences within:
- the tsaE gene encoding tRNA (adenosine(37)-N6)-threonylcarbamoyltransferase complex ATPase subunit type 1 TsaE: MEDAGRALAADLRRGDLVVLTGPLGAGKTTLTRGIGAGLGVRGPVQSPTFVLARTHPSLVDGPPLVHVDAYRLGSAMELDDLDIDFAGSVVVVEWGAGMLDGVADSWLEVEIARPTGAAEGADGPEASGDLDDDEPRTLRVTGRGPRWAGGRYADPT
- the tsaB gene encoding tRNA (adenosine(37)-N6)-threonylcarbamoyltransferase complex dimerization subunit type 1 TsaB translates to MLLAIDTSAGTGVAVVDESGRVRAERATDDTMRHAEAIGTLVAQALDESGVAARDVTGVVAGMGPGPFTGLRVGIAAAHAFAFGAGCRLLPVVSHDAIALEWSLAGGDGPLLVVTDARRRERYWSAYDGLDAHGVPIRADGPGLAKPDDLPVPAGERLDAHVVSAAALGTLAARTLGAGLAFAPDEPLYLRSPDVTPSAGPKRVSA